Genomic segment of Gemmatimonadota bacterium:
GCCGTTGTGAACGCGAGCTGGTCCAGGTTCGCGTGCGCCGCTCCCGGCGGCTGCTCGCCCCAGGGATAGCGGCGCGCCTCACCCCGTGCCGGGTCCCACGCGGCGGCGGCCTCCCACTCCGCCTCCGCGGGCAGCCGCTTGCCCGCAAAGCGCGCGTAGGCCTCCGCCTCGTAATAGCAGACGTGGCAGACCGGACGGGCCGGGTCCAGGAGCGCGGCCCGGTCCATGGTGCGCTCGAGCCACTCGCCGTTCTGGCGGGACCAGTATTTGGGCGCCTGGACATCCACCCCCCGCAACCAGCTCCAGCCGGCGTCCGACCAGTGGTCCCGCGTTTCGTAGCCGCCGGACTCGACAAAGCGCAAGTACTCCCCGTTGGTCACGGGCGTGACGTCGATCCAGAATGGCTCGAGGCGGACGCGGTGTCGGGGGCGCTCGTTGTCGTAGGCGGCGCTCCGGTCGTCAGTGCCCAGCCAAACATCGCCGCCCGGGAAGCGCACCATGGCGCCAGGCGCAGCAGGCGGACGCCCCTCCGGCGGGAGCAAAGCCCGCAGCGCACGATACGGCTGCCCCTGCTTCAACTGCAGCGTCTGCAGCACTGTCTCGTTGTGCTGATACTCGTGCTGCAGCACCATGCGGTAGACGTAGCCATCACGCAGCAGCGCCGAGTCCGGGTCCAGGTCCACCTCCTCCAGCCGGGCCAGCACCTGGCGCCGGATCCCGGCCATCAGCTCCTGGCACTCGCCCAGCGTGGGCAGCGCCAGCTTGCCCCGCGCCGCGCGCGGATGC
This window contains:
- the egtB gene encoding ergothioneine biosynthesis protein EgtB, with the translated sequence MSRARNTFPRGGRRVQHLLSEARLTRERIAELLLEARARTLLLIAPLSDEDLHLQHDPLMSPIVWDLGHMAHFEELWLVRNLEGAVSFGEMPGIYNPFEHPRAARGKLALPTLGECQELMAGIRRQVLARLEEVDLDPDSALLRDGYVYRMVLQHEYQHNETVLQTLQLKQGQPYRALRALLPPEGRPPAAPGAMVRFPGGDVWLGTDDRSAAYDNERPRHRVRLEPFWIDVTPVTNGEYLRFVESGGYETRDHWSDAGWSWLRGVDVQAPKYWSRQNGEWLERTMDRAALLDPARPVCHVCYYEAEAYARFAGKRLPAEAEWEAAAAWDPARGEARRYPWGEQPPGAAHANLDQLAFTTA